A genomic stretch from Arachis stenosperma cultivar V10309 chromosome 3, arast.V10309.gnm1.PFL2, whole genome shotgun sequence includes:
- the LOC130965857 gene encoding isoleucine N-monooxygenase 2-like: MESACTFLLILFFIIPLFIKLLKHTDSSNKSKPSLPPGPKPWPIVGNLPEMLANKPTFRWIQNIMNDLDTEIACIRLGNIHVIPVSSPSIAREFLMKQDAIFASRPLNWSSKYVSSGYLTTSVTPCGEQWKKMKRIFVEELLSPQRHQWMHDKRAEEADNLVRYVYNQTKNGGGLVDLRHVGQHFGGNLSRRMLFNKRYFGKGREDGGPGPEELEHVVALFIVVRHLFAFPISDYLPCLWWLDFEGHKKILKEATNTIRKYHDPIIDERIHQWKNGTRTHQEDWLDIFISLKDANKNPLLTVEEIKSQIMELTVGTMDNPFNNVEWVFSEMLNQPKILQKATQELDRVVGNQRLVQESDIPKLNYVKACLREGFRLHPIVDFNVPHVSMEDTIVANYFIPKGSHVLIRRQGVGQNPRVWEEALKFKPERHLKRDGCDLTLTEPSLELFTFGAGRRSCPAITLGTYVTVMLFARLVHGFTWVAPLNEPIIDLSELERDTSKAKPLVAFGKPRLPAEVYHPKNYKKYI; encoded by the exons ATGGAATCTGCTTGTACCTTCTTGCTCATACTCTTTTTCATTATACCTCTCTTCATCAAACTCCTCAAACACACTGAttcatcaaacaaatcaaagccTAGTCTCCCACCAGGTCCCAAACCATGGCCTATAGTTGGTAACCTGCCTGAAATGCTTGCAAACAAACCCACGTTCAGATGGATACAAAACATCATGAATGATCTCGACACTGAAATTGCATGCATCCGTCTAGGTAACATCCATGTCATCCCAGTGTCAAGTCCGTCCATTGCACGTGAATTTTTAATGAAACAAGATGCGATTTTCGCATCAAGGCCGTTGAATTGGTCGAGTAAATATGTCTCATCTGGGTACCTAACCACATCTGTAACACCCTGTGGAGAACAAtggaagaaaatgaagagaatCTTTGTGGAGGAATTGCTTTCGCCCCAAAGGCATCAATGGATGCATGACAAAAGGGCTGAAGAAGCAGACAACCTTGTCCGCTATGTGTATAACCAAACCAAGAATGGGGGTGGCCTAGTGGATTTGAGGCATGTTGGGCAACACTTTGGTGGAAACTTGAGTAGGAGGATGTTATTCAATAAGAGATACTTTGGTAAAGGTAGAGAAGATGGGGGTCCTGGTCCCGAGGAATTGGAGCATGTTGTAGCACTCTTCATTGTGGTAAGGCACCTTTTTGCATTTCCTATTTCTGATTATCTTCCTTGCTTGTGGTGGCTTGATTTTGAAggtcataaaaaaatattaaaggaAGCTACTAACACCATAAGGAAGTACCATGATCCCATAATTGACGAAAGGATTCATCAATGGAAGAATGGGACAAGGACTCATCAAGAGGATTGGCTTGATATTTTCATCTCATTAAAAGATGCcaataaaaatccacttttgaCCGTGGAGGAAATAAAAAGTCAAATTATG GAACTTACAGTTGGAACAATGGATAATCCATTTAATAATGTTGAATGGGTATTTTCTGAAATGCTAAATCAACCAAAAATACTTCAAAAGGCTACTCAAGAATTAGACAGGGTAGTAGGAAACCAAAGGTTAGTGCAAGAATCAGATATTCCAAAACTCAACTATGTGAAGGCATGTTTAAGAGAAGGTTTTCGCCTTCACCCAATTGTAGACTTTAATGTTCCTCATGTCTCAATGGAAGACACAATTGTCGCCAATTACTTCATCCCAAAAGGTAGTCATGTTCTTATTAGGAGGCAAGGTGTTGGCCAAAATCCAAGAGTTTGGGAAGAAGCATTAAAATTCAAACCTGAAAGGCATCTGAAGAGGGATGGATGTGATTTGACTTTGACTGAGCCAAGCTTGGAGTTGTTCACATTTGGCGCTGGAAGACGAAGTTGCCCTGCCATCACACTTGGTACTTATGTAACTGTTATGCTCTTTGCAAGGTTGGTTCATGGATTCACATGGGTTGCACCTCTCAATGAACCAATTATTGATCTCTCTGAACTTGAAAGGGACACCTCAAAAGCTAAGCCACTAGTTGCATTCGGAAAGCCAAGATTACCAGCGGAAGTTTATCATCCAAAGAATTACAAGAAATATATTTGA